In the Telopea speciosissima isolate NSW1024214 ecotype Mountain lineage chromosome 2, Tspe_v1, whole genome shotgun sequence genome, one interval contains:
- the LOC122651042 gene encoding uncharacterized protein LOC122651042, with product MARTKQTARKSTGGKAPRKQLATKAARKSAPATGGVKKPHRFRPGTVALREIRKYQKSTELLIRKLPFQRLVREIAQDFKTDLRFQSSAVSALQEAAEAYLVGLFEDTNLCAIHAKRVTIMPKDIQLARRIRGERACFSGISFNLLSCNARIKLYEDKVALLQFSFTAVLHFRLRGLGYSFSIMARTKQTARKSTGGKAPRKQLATKAARKSAPATGGVKKPHRFRPGTVALREIRKYQKSTELLIRKLPFQRLVREIAQDFKTDLRFQSSAVSALQEAAEAYLVGLFEDTNLCAIHGKRVTIMPKDIQLARRIRGERA from the exons ATGGCTCGTACGAAGCAGACAGCGAGGAAATCCACCGGAGGTAAGGCTCCGAGGAAGCAATTGGCTACGAAGGCGGCCCGGAAGTCTGCTCCAGCGACCGGAGGCGTGAAGAAGCCTCACCGATTCAGGCCAGGAACGGTCGCTCTGAGGGAAATCAGGAAGTATCAGAAGAGTACCGAGCTTCTGATCCGTAAGCTTCCTTTCCAACGTTTGGTTCGTGAGATCGCTCAGGATTTCAAAACTGACCTTCGTTTCCAGAGCTCCGCAGTTTCAGCACTTCAGGAAGCTGCAGAGGCTTATCTGGTCGGGCTATTTGAAGATACCAACCTCTGCGCTATTCATGCGAAGAGAGTTACGATTATGCCGAAAGACATCCAACTTGCACGTCGGATTCGGGGCGAGCGTGCTTG TTTTTCTGGAATAAGCTTCAATCTCCTCTCCTGCAATGCCAGAATCAAGCTCTACGAAGATAAAGTTGCACTG CTCCAGTTTTCATTTACAGCAGTTTTGCATTTTCGGCTCCGAGGCTTGGGTTATTCATTCTCTATAATGGCTCGTACGAAGCAGACTGCAAGGAAATCTACCGGAGGAAAGGCCCCGAGGAAGCAATTGGCTACCAAGGCGGCCCGGAAATCTGCACCGGCGACTGGAGGCGTGAAGAAACCCCACCGATTCAGGCCAGGAACGGTGGCTCTGAGGGAGATTAGGAAGTATCAGAAGAGTACTGAACTTCTGATCCGTAAGCTTCCATTCCAGCGTTTGGTTCGTGAGATCGCCCAAGATTTCAAAACTGATCTACGATTCCAGAGCTCAGCTGTTTCAGCACTTCAGGAAGCTGCAGAGGCCTATCTGGTTGGACTCTTTGAAGATACCAACCTCTGTGCAATTCATGGGAAGAGGGTTACAATTATGCCCAAAGATATCCAGCTTGCTCGTCGGATTAGGGGTGAGCGTGCTTAG
- the LOC122652578 gene encoding transcription factor VOZ1-like → MGKGSKILCKSASHQLFKDKAKNRVDDLQGMFTDLQFARKASRTGDVAVLEEQVHQMLREWKAELNASSPASSLLGGSTASFSSDICRMLQRCDEEDDATSPLAEPPNPKLEPDDQSLQAIDSRAFQEDYFTNQVPEENGFQGVDQCKSDPSEVHNASINNLELISHLDYHQFDLHQDFDHNIFIGFNGTGQCGEDGISHITGILPSICPPPSAFLGPKCALWDCSRPAQGSEWGQDYCSSIHATLALNEGPPGMTPVVRPRGIGLKDGPLFAALGAKTLGKNVGIPECEGAATTKSPWNAPELFDLSVLEGETIREWLFFDKPRRAFESGNRKQRSLPDYSGRGWHESRKQVMKEYGGLKRSYYMDPQPLNHIEWHLYEYEINNCDACALYRLELKLVDGKKSPKGKVTTDSLADLQKQMGRLTAEFPADNKRSVKGRVKVSLKGGVGNVNSAPSQIAPTNEAFGYGVNAPYGYLVENFTDYYGT, encoded by the exons ATGGGGAAGGGTTCGAAGATTCTTTGCAAGTCTGCTTCTCACCAACTCTTCAAGGATAAGGCGAAGAACCGGGTGGATGATCTCCAGGGTATGTTTACGGATCTACAATTCGCTAGAAAAGCGAGTCGCACGGGCGATGTTGCTGTTCTGGAGGAGCAAGTACATCAGATGCTGCGCGAGTGGAAAGCCGAACTCAACGCGTCTTCTCCTGCATCATCTTTGCTT GGCGGTAGTACTGCTTCTTTCTCTTCGGATATTTGCCGTATGTTGCAGCGCTGTGATGAGGAAGATGACGCAACTAGTCCATTGGCAGAACCTCCCAACCCTAAGCTTGAGCCCGATGATCAAAGCCTTCAGGCCATAGATTCCAGGGCATTCCAGGAG GATTATTTCACAAATCAGGTACCAGAAGAAAATGGGTTTCAAGGGGTTGATCAATGCAAAAGTGATCCCTCGGAGGTGCATAATGCATCAATTAATAACTTGGAATTGATATCTCACCTGGACTATCATCAATTTGATTTGCATCAAGATTTTGACCATAATATTTTCATCGGCTTTAATGGTACTGGTCAGTGTGGAGAGGATGGAATTTCTCATATTACTGGTATTCTTCCAAGTATCTGCCCTCCACCTTCTGCCTTCTTAGGACCAAAATGTGCACTCTGGGATTGTTCTAGGCCTGCTCAGGGGTCAGAATGGGGTCAAGACTACTGCAGTAGCATTCATGCAACCCTAGCATTGAATGAAGGCCCACCAGGTATGACTCCAGTCGTGCGACCACGGGGCATTGGTCTGAAGGATGGTCCCCTTTTTGCCGCTCTTGGTGCAAAGACGCTAGGAAAGAATGTGGGTATTCCAGAGTGTGAGGGGGCTGCAACTACAAAGTCTCCATGGAATGCTCCTG AACTCTTTGATCTCTCTGTGCTTGAGGGTGAAACAATTAGGGAGTGGCTCTTTTTTGATAAACCTCGAAGAGCATTTGAGAGTGGTAACAGAAAGCAGAGGTCACTGCCAGATTACAGTGGACGTGGTTGGCACGAGTCAAGAAAGCAGGTGATGAAGGAATACGGGGGGCTTAAGAGGTCTTACTACATGGATCCACAGCCGTTGAACCATATCGAGTGGCACCTATATGAATACGAGATCAATAACTGTGATGCTTGTGCACTGTATAGGTTGGAACTCAAGCTTGTTGATGGAAAGAAAAGCCCCAAAGGAAAAGTTACAACTGATTCACTTGCCGATCTGCAGAAGCAGATGGGAAGGCTGACTGCTGAGTTCCCTGCGGATAACAAACGTTCTGTGAAGGGCAGGGTAAAAGTAAGTTTGAAGGGTGGTGTTGGGAATGTCAATTCCGCTCCAAGTCAGATTGCTCCTACAAATGAAGCTTTTGGTTATGGTGTGAATGCTCCATATGGTTATcttgttgagaatttcacaGACTACTATGGTACATGA
- the LOC122652581 gene encoding transcription elongation factor 1 homolog, whose product MGKRKSRAKPPPKKRMDKLDTVFSCPFCNHGSSVECRIDMKNSIGEAVCSICQESFSTTITALSEPIDVYSEWIDECERVNNVEDDAA is encoded by the exons ATGGGGAAAAGGAAGTCAAGGGCAAAGCCACCTCCAAAGAAGAGGATGGACAAGCTTGATACTGTCTTCAGCTGTCCTTTCTGTAATCATGGAAGTAGTGTTGAGTGCCGCAT TGATATGAAAAATTCGATTGGGGAAGCCGTTTGCTCAATTTGTCAAGAGAGTTTCAGCACGACAATCACTG CTTTGTCTGAGCCCATTGACGT ATACAGTGAGTGGATTGATGAATGTGAGCGGGTCAACAACGTTGAAGATGATGCTGCATAG
- the LOC122652580 gene encoding OPA3-like protein, with amino-acid sequence MVLPLLKLETLALKTLCKPIANRLKKEAGKHPRFRQFIINFAQVNHRFQTNVQRRFYGHATDVEIHPLNEEKAVQDAADLLGELFVFSVAGAVVIFEVQRSARSEVRKEELRRQELEPMTQKDEELAREVELLKQKFEELEQLARGRGLNGHFNFKHPQATEYVKSATPH; translated from the exons ATGGTCCTTCCTCTCCTGAAGCTCGAAACCCTCGCCCTGAAGACATTATGCAAACCCATCGCTAATAGGCTCAAGAAAGAGGCCGGAAAGCATCCCAGGTTCCGCCAGTTCATTATCAACTTTGCCCAG GTAAATCATCGGTTCCAAACAAACGTGCAAAGACGCTTCTATGGTCATGCAACTGATGTTGAGATCCACCCTTTGAATGAGGAGAAAGCTGTTCAAGATGCTGCTGATCTTCTTGGGGAACTATTTGTGTTCTCG GTTGCAGGAGCTGTTGTCATCTTTGAGGTGCAAAGAAGTGCTAGATCAGAGGTTAGAAAGGAGGAATTACGCAGGCAGGAATTAGAG CCAATGACGCAAAAAGATGAAGAGTTGGCTAGAGAAGTGGAACTTCTTAAGCAAAAATTTGAAGAGCTCGAACAGCTTGCTAGGGGACGAGGACTGAATGGTCATTTCAACTTCAAGCATCCTCAGGCCACTGAATATGTAAAGTCAGCAACACCTCACTAA